In Streptomyces puniciscabiei, a single genomic region encodes these proteins:
- a CDS encoding S41 family peptidase has protein sequence MGRVSYLRFPHLSGDLLCFVAEDDLWLAPLDAPGRAWRLTADRTKDGHPRFSPDGRDIAYTSWRSLEPEIHLVSVDGGPTRQLTYWGSTDTQVCGWTPPDGEGNADILAVASHGEPFSHFTWAYKVSTDGHPGRKLPWGPVADIQVADVEGEHRTLLLTGTPPHEPASWKRYRGGAMGRLWLHGRQLVPDIGGHLASPMFVAGRIAFLSDHEGVGNLYSCAYDGTDLRRHTDHDAFYARHAASDGTRVVYQCAGDLWLVDDFSPRGVPRRLDIRLAGPATGRRRYPVPAAQNVDGISVDETGRASAVVVRGSLYWLTHRDGPARTITDPPGVRVRLPEMLGTTGQVAYLTDAEGEDAVEIAQLPRASGDRAPRRLASGRLGRVLELACDPLGERLAVASHDGRLLLIDVAEEGEGQGEGARESEGESGAGSESADDQVAEEAADAGDGSGGSGEAGVADAGERVTELIRSVNGPVRDLAFSPDGAWLTWSHPGIGRSLRQIKLARIKDRLIVDVTNGRFEDENPVFTRDGRYLAFLSWRGFDPVYDVHTGDLSFPLGCRPYLVPLNSATPSPFALNPEGRPAAGGLDPVEEEETGEAGTVTVEVEGLAMRVTPFPVIASKYSALAPVAGGGLVWLRWPISGALGETFANPADISGRPTLEYFNLAKAKKSELVDHLDWFAVSGDGTRLVVVDEGDLRAVPATELGDSDTTVWIDLRRILHVVDPPAEWRQAFDEAGRLIRAYFWDPGMCGIDWDAVLDQYRPLVERVASPDEFADLLREVLGELGTSHAYVTAARRNEGPPHYQRWQGLLGANFVHREEGWIVKRILSGDSSDSKARSPLAGTGIREGAVLTHVDGRPVDPVTGPYPLLAGSGGTTVELTFAQADGEGHARRVAVVPLIDERPLRYQDWVAKRRTVVRELSGGKCGYLHIPDMGGSGWAQFNRDLRMEVSRPALIVDVRGNAGGHISELVIEKLTRTILGWDLTRDAQPVSYTSNAPRGPVVALADEATSSDGDMITAAFKLLKLGPVIGTRTWGGVVGMTGRHRLGDGTVITVPMNAAWFDAYGWSVENHGVTPDLEILRTPLDWAEGRHAQLADAVQLALELLESNPAAIPPGYTGLPDRSRPKLPQRPS, from the coding sequence ATGGGGAGGGTGAGCTATCTGCGCTTCCCCCACCTCAGCGGCGACCTGCTGTGCTTCGTGGCCGAGGACGACCTCTGGCTGGCCCCGCTCGACGCCCCGGGCCGTGCCTGGCGGCTCACGGCGGACCGCACCAAGGACGGGCACCCGCGGTTCTCGCCCGACGGCCGCGACATCGCCTACACGAGCTGGCGCAGCCTGGAGCCCGAGATCCACCTGGTGAGCGTCGACGGCGGTCCCACCCGGCAGCTGACGTACTGGGGCAGCACCGACACACAGGTCTGCGGCTGGACGCCCCCCGACGGGGAGGGCAACGCCGACATCCTGGCCGTCGCCTCCCACGGCGAGCCCTTCTCCCACTTCACCTGGGCCTACAAGGTGTCCACCGACGGCCACCCCGGCCGCAAACTGCCCTGGGGCCCGGTCGCCGACATCCAGGTCGCCGACGTCGAGGGCGAGCACAGGACGCTGCTGCTCACCGGCACCCCGCCGCACGAACCGGCCTCCTGGAAGCGCTACCGCGGCGGCGCCATGGGCCGCCTGTGGCTGCACGGGCGGCAGCTCGTGCCCGACATCGGCGGCCATCTGGCCTCCCCCATGTTCGTCGCCGGCCGGATCGCCTTCCTCTCCGACCACGAGGGCGTCGGCAACCTCTACTCCTGCGCCTACGACGGCACCGACCTGCGCCGCCACACCGACCACGACGCCTTCTACGCCCGGCACGCCGCAAGCGACGGCACCCGCGTGGTCTACCAGTGCGCGGGCGACCTGTGGCTGGTGGACGACTTCTCGCCGCGGGGCGTACCGCGCAGGCTGGACATCCGCCTCGCCGGGCCCGCCACCGGGCGCCGCCGCTACCCGGTCCCGGCCGCGCAGAACGTCGACGGAATCTCCGTGGACGAGACCGGCCGGGCCAGCGCCGTCGTCGTACGCGGCAGCCTGTACTGGCTCACCCACCGCGACGGCCCCGCCCGTACGATCACCGACCCGCCCGGGGTGCGGGTACGGCTGCCGGAGATGCTCGGCACGACCGGCCAGGTGGCGTACCTGACGGACGCCGAGGGCGAGGACGCCGTGGAGATCGCCCAGCTGCCCCGCGCGAGCGGCGACCGCGCTCCGCGCCGGCTCGCCTCCGGCCGGCTGGGCCGCGTCCTGGAGCTGGCCTGCGATCCCCTGGGCGAACGGCTGGCGGTCGCCTCGCACGACGGGCGGCTGCTGCTGATCGACGTGGCGGAGGAAGGGGAGGGGCAGGGGGAAGGGGCGAGGGAGTCGGAGGGTGAGTCGGGGGCCGGGTCGGAGAGTGCGGACGATCAGGTCGCGGAGGAAGCGGCGGACGCAGGAGACGGTTCCGGTGGATCCGGTGAAGCCGGCGTCGCCGATGCCGGTGAGCGGGTCACCGAGCTGATCCGGTCCGTCAACGGACCCGTGCGCGACCTCGCCTTCTCACCGGACGGTGCCTGGCTCACCTGGTCCCACCCGGGCATCGGCCGCTCCCTGCGCCAGATCAAGCTGGCCCGCATCAAGGACCGGCTGATCGTGGACGTGACCAACGGCCGCTTCGAGGACGAGAACCCCGTCTTCACCCGCGACGGCCGCTATCTCGCCTTCCTCTCCTGGCGCGGCTTCGACCCGGTGTACGACGTCCACACCGGCGACCTGTCCTTCCCGCTCGGCTGCCGCCCCTACCTCGTGCCGCTGAACTCGGCGACCCCCTCCCCCTTCGCGCTGAACCCCGAGGGCCGTCCGGCGGCCGGCGGGCTCGACCCGGTCGAGGAGGAGGAGACGGGCGAGGCCGGCACGGTCACCGTGGAGGTGGAGGGCCTGGCGATGCGGGTCACACCGTTCCCGGTGATCGCCTCCAAGTACTCCGCGCTGGCCCCGGTCGCCGGCGGCGGGCTGGTCTGGCTGCGCTGGCCGATCTCCGGCGCGCTCGGCGAGACCTTCGCCAACCCGGCCGACATCAGCGGCCGTCCGACCCTGGAGTACTTCAACCTCGCCAAGGCGAAGAAGTCCGAACTGGTCGACCACCTGGACTGGTTCGCGGTCAGCGGCGACGGGACGCGGCTGGTGGTCGTGGACGAGGGCGACCTGCGCGCGGTGCCCGCCACGGAGCTGGGCGACAGCGACACGACCGTCTGGATCGACCTGCGCCGCATCCTGCACGTGGTCGACCCGCCCGCCGAGTGGCGCCAGGCCTTCGACGAGGCCGGCCGGCTCATCCGCGCCTACTTCTGGGACCCCGGCATGTGCGGCATCGACTGGGACGCGGTGCTCGACCAGTACCGTCCCCTCGTCGAACGGGTCGCCTCCCCGGACGAGTTCGCGGACCTCCTGCGCGAGGTCCTCGGCGAACTCGGCACCTCGCACGCCTACGTCACCGCCGCCCGCCGCAACGAGGGCCCACCCCACTACCAGCGCTGGCAGGGTCTCCTCGGCGCCAACTTCGTGCACCGCGAGGAGGGTTGGATCGTCAAACGCATCCTGTCCGGCGACTCCTCCGACTCCAAGGCCCGTTCACCGCTGGCCGGCACGGGCATCCGCGAGGGCGCGGTCCTCACCCACGTCGACGGCCGCCCGGTCGATCCGGTGACCGGACCGTATCCGCTCCTCGCAGGCTCCGGCGGTACGACCGTGGAGCTGACGTTCGCCCAGGCGGACGGCGAGGGGCACGCCCGCCGGGTCGCCGTCGTCCCGCTCATCGACGAACGGCCGCTGCGCTACCAGGACTGGGTCGCCAAACGCCGTACGGTCGTCCGGGAGTTGAGCGGCGGCAAGTGCGGCTATCTGCACATCCCCGACATGGGCGGCTCCGGCTGGGCCCAGTTCAACCGCGACCTGCGCATGGAGGTGTCCCGGCCCGCCCTGATCGTGGACGTGCGCGGCAACGCGGGCGGGCACATCAGCGAACTCGTCATCGAGAAGCTGACCCGGACCATCCTGGGCTGGGATCTGACCCGGGACGCGCAACCGGTGTCGTACACCTCGAACGCCCCGAGGGGCCCGGTGGTCGCCCTCGCCGACGAGGCGACCTCCTCGGACGGCGACATGATCACGGCCGCCTTCAAGCTGCTGAAACTCGGCCCGGTGATCGGCACCCGCACCTGGGGCGGCGTGGTCGGCATGACCGGCCGCCACCGGCTGGGCGACGGCACGGTCATCACCGTCCCGATGAACGCGGCCTGGTTCGACGCCTACGGCTGGTCCGTGGAGAACCACGGCGTCACCCCCGACCTGGAGATCCTGCGCACCCCCCTGGACTGGGCCGAGGGCCGCCACGCCCAACTCGCCGACGCGGTCCAACTGGCCCTGGAACTCCTGGAGTCCAACCCGGCGGCCATCCCCCCCGGCTACACCGGCCTCCCCGACCGCTCCCGCCCGAAACTGCCGCAGCGACCCAGTTGA
- a CDS encoding flavin-containing monooxygenase: MAEHEHVRVAVIGSGFGGLGAAVRLRREGITDFVVLERADSVGGTWRDNSYPGCACDVPSHLYSFSFAPNPDWPRTFSGQQHIRAYLEHVTDVFGLRPHIRFDSEVKLMRWDTEKLWWEIETVRGTLTADVVVSATGPLSDPKVPEIPGLASFPGKVFHSARWDHDYDLRGKRVAMVGTGASAIQIVPAIQPQVGRLTLFQRTPPWVMPRIDRAISGAERRLHRALPFTTQLRRGLLWGIRELQVQAFTKHPDELGLVERLAKRNMARAVKDPALRAKLTPDYRIGCKRILLSSEYYPALARPNVDVVASGLSEIRGSTVVAADGTEAEVDAIVFGTGFHVTDMPIAERVVGAEGVTLAESWKNGMQALRGAAAAGFPNWMTIIGPNTGLGNSSMILMIESQLNYMADYLRQLDVLGGRTALDARPAAVEDWNRKVQERMKRTVWNTGGCTSWYLDASGRNTTIWPGTTAEFRRATRRVDLGEYEVIRKPGSKPAGAAVQQKTVAAAARSEGAA; this comes from the coding sequence ATGGCCGAGCACGAGCATGTACGGGTGGCGGTGATCGGGTCCGGGTTCGGCGGGCTGGGGGCCGCCGTGCGGCTGCGCCGCGAAGGGATCACCGACTTCGTCGTCCTGGAGCGGGCGGACAGCGTCGGCGGGACCTGGCGGGACAACAGTTACCCCGGGTGCGCCTGTGACGTGCCCTCCCACCTCTACTCCTTCTCCTTCGCGCCCAACCCCGACTGGCCGCGCACCTTCTCCGGGCAGCAGCACATCCGCGCCTACCTGGAGCACGTCACCGACGTCTTCGGGCTGCGCCCGCACATCCGCTTCGACTCCGAGGTCAAGCTGATGCGGTGGGACACCGAGAAGCTGTGGTGGGAGATCGAGACCGTACGGGGCACGCTCACCGCCGACGTCGTCGTCTCCGCCACCGGGCCGCTGTCCGACCCGAAGGTCCCCGAGATCCCGGGCCTCGCGTCCTTCCCGGGCAAGGTCTTCCACTCCGCCCGCTGGGACCACGACTACGACCTGCGCGGCAAGCGCGTCGCGATGGTCGGCACCGGTGCCTCCGCCATTCAGATCGTGCCCGCGATCCAGCCGCAGGTCGGCCGGCTCACCCTCTTCCAGCGGACCCCGCCCTGGGTGATGCCCCGCATCGACCGCGCCATCAGCGGCGCCGAGCGCCGACTGCACCGGGCCCTGCCCTTCACCACCCAGCTCAGGCGCGGCCTGCTGTGGGGCATCCGGGAGCTGCAGGTCCAGGCGTTCACCAAGCATCCCGACGAACTCGGCCTGGTCGAGCGGCTCGCCAAGCGCAACATGGCCCGCGCCGTCAAGGACCCGGCCCTGCGCGCCAAGCTCACTCCCGACTACCGCATCGGCTGCAAGCGGATCCTGCTGTCCAGCGAGTACTACCCGGCGCTGGCCAGGCCGAACGTGGACGTCGTCGCCAGTGGGCTCAGCGAGATCCGCGGGTCGACCGTCGTCGCCGCCGACGGCACCGAGGCCGAGGTCGACGCGATCGTCTTCGGTACGGGCTTCCACGTCACGGACATGCCGATCGCCGAGCGGGTGGTCGGCGCGGAGGGCGTCACCCTCGCCGAGTCCTGGAAGAACGGCATGCAGGCGCTGCGCGGCGCCGCGGCCGCCGGGTTCCCCAACTGGATGACGATCATCGGGCCCAACACCGGTCTCGGGAACTCCTCGATGATCCTCATGATCGAGTCCCAGCTGAACTACATGGCCGACTATCTGCGGCAATTGGACGTCCTCGGCGGCCGCACGGCCCTCGATGCCCGGCCCGCGGCCGTCGAGGACTGGAACCGGAAGGTCCAGGAGCGCATGAAGCGCACCGTGTGGAACACCGGCGGCTGCACCAGCTGGTACCTCGACGCGAGCGGCCGCAACACCACCATCTGGCCCGGTACGACGGCGGAGTTCCGGCGCGCGACCCGGCGGGTCGACCTGGGGGAGTACGAGGTCATCCGCAAGCCCGGCAGCAAGCCTGCCGGTGCGGCCGTACAGCAGAAGACGGTGGCCGCCGCCGCGCGGAGCGAGGGTGCCGCATGA
- a CDS encoding MerR family transcriptional regulator has translation MEELARLAGITVRTLRFYRERKLIPPPRREGRIAWYDDHHLARLRTIAALLERGHTLNGIAELAEALDQGRGVADLLGVGTPTEEEPVRLTPEELAARFEGEVTPENLAAAMELGYLGTDGDEIVHISRRLLDVSSALVREGIPLAEVLTAGARVREHADALAELFTDLILRHGPEEDLHRLRPLARSVVEAELSLALDRRINKETGAQDT, from the coding sequence ATGGAGGAGCTGGCGCGGCTGGCCGGCATCACCGTGCGCACCCTGCGCTTCTACCGCGAGCGCAAGCTGATCCCCCCGCCCCGCCGCGAGGGCCGTATCGCCTGGTACGACGACCACCACCTGGCTCGTCTGCGCACCATCGCCGCCCTGCTGGAGCGCGGCCACACGCTGAACGGCATCGCCGAACTCGCCGAAGCCCTCGACCAGGGCCGAGGCGTCGCCGACCTCCTCGGCGTCGGCACCCCCACCGAGGAGGAGCCGGTCCGCCTCACCCCGGAGGAACTCGCCGCCCGCTTCGAGGGCGAGGTCACCCCCGAGAACCTCGCCGCCGCCATGGAACTGGGCTACCTCGGCACCGACGGCGACGAGATCGTCCACATCAGCCGCCGCCTGCTGGACGTCTCCTCCGCCCTGGTCCGCGAGGGCATCCCGCTCGCCGAGGTCCTCACCGCCGGCGCCCGGGTCCGCGAACACGCCGACGCCCTGGCCGAACTCTTCACCGACCTGATCCTCCGCCACGGCCCCGAGGAGGACCTCCACCGCCTGCGCCCCCTGGCCCGCAGCGTGGTGGAGGCGGAGCTGTCCCTGGCGCTGGACCGGCGGATCAACAAGGAGACGGGCGCGCAGGACACCTGA
- the glpR gene encoding gephyrin-like molybdotransferase receptor GlpR, which yields MSSSGLIYAVIVGAWAAYLVPMWLRRQDELNEARPTERFSTAIRLLSGRAGMERRYAKDLRARSAEEGEPDAGAPDAVTDSVDVRAFAMPPTRRQVHADAEPEPSGRVEPAREQDVAPAPKSGSAPAQKRVPSARPASSAQAAAARARRSKVLARRRRTTVVLFVAFTLGAIVAAVGGLAFLWVPAVPAVLLSGYIAYLRSQERRRFAYQMDRRRAEVAAQRLRERERQPRRRAPLDAGPGADEPEDAPRAGTDPGLAALAADRRALVEQTDHAEWVDQQRERQRRPGGDSWDPVPVPLPTYVTAPVAPRATSDVDLGAPGTWSSARSSPVAPEHEAGRPAEAGADGQAPASGEKPADGRGDARRVASARRSRERGGRTPLFDQYEDGDRPRAANE from the coding sequence GTGAGCAGCAGCGGCCTCATCTACGCAGTCATTGTCGGGGCCTGGGCCGCCTACTTGGTGCCGATGTGGCTCCGTAGGCAGGACGAGCTGAACGAGGCCCGTCCGACGGAACGCTTCAGCACCGCCATCCGGCTGCTGTCCGGACGGGCGGGAATGGAGCGCCGGTACGCCAAGGACCTGCGGGCACGCTCCGCCGAGGAGGGGGAGCCGGACGCCGGCGCCCCGGACGCCGTCACCGATTCGGTGGACGTCCGGGCCTTCGCCATGCCTCCGACCCGCCGTCAGGTGCACGCCGACGCCGAACCCGAGCCGTCCGGCAGGGTGGAACCGGCGCGCGAACAGGACGTCGCACCGGCGCCCAAGTCCGGTTCGGCACCCGCCCAGAAGCGAGTGCCGTCCGCGCGGCCCGCGTCCTCGGCGCAGGCGGCCGCAGCGCGGGCCCGGCGCTCGAAGGTTCTCGCGCGCCGCAGGCGCACCACTGTGGTTCTCTTCGTCGCCTTCACGCTGGGCGCGATCGTCGCCGCCGTCGGCGGGCTCGCCTTCCTGTGGGTGCCCGCCGTGCCGGCCGTGCTGCTCAGCGGGTACATCGCGTACCTGCGCTCCCAGGAGCGCCGTCGCTTCGCGTACCAGATGGACCGCCGGCGCGCCGAGGTGGCCGCCCAGCGGCTGCGTGAGCGGGAGCGCCAGCCGCGCCGCCGCGCGCCCCTCGACGCGGGCCCCGGCGCGGACGAACCGGAGGACGCCCCGCGGGCCGGGACGGACCCGGGGCTCGCCGCGCTCGCCGCGGACCGGCGCGCCCTGGTCGAGCAGACGGACCACGCCGAGTGGGTCGACCAGCAGCGCGAGCGGCAGCGGCGGCCTGGCGGCGACAGCTGGGACCCGGTACCGGTGCCTCTGCCGACGTACGTGACCGCGCCGGTCGCGCCGCGTGCCACCTCCGACGTGGATCTGGGGGCGCCCGGCACATGGAGTTCGGCGCGCTCCAGCCCGGTCGCGCCGGAGCACGAGGCCGGTCGCCCGGCGGAGGCCGGGGCGGACGGACAGGCGCCCGCTTCCGGGGAGAAGCCGGCGGACGGCCGTGGCGACGCTCGCCGTGTGGCCTCCGCGCGCCGGTCGCGCGAGCGCGGCGGGCGCACCCCTCTCTTCGATCAGTACGAGGACGGCGACCGGCCCCGCGCGGCCAACGAGTGA
- a CDS encoding GNAT family N-acetyltransferase: MNIRRVRFDHPDAVKLNDEVQAEYHLRYGDGGDATLLDPADFDPPRGVYLIAYDEHDRPVATGGWRSQDRNDEGNEDGDAELKRMFVITQMRGRGLARRMLAALEENARMAGRVRMVLETGTKQPEAIALYTSSGYEPCAKFGYYRHYEDSRCFAKQL, translated from the coding sequence ATGAATATACGTCGTGTTCGTTTCGACCACCCCGACGCCGTCAAGCTCAACGACGAGGTCCAGGCCGAGTACCACCTTCGCTACGGCGACGGCGGCGACGCCACGCTCCTCGATCCCGCCGACTTCGACCCGCCCCGGGGTGTGTACCTGATCGCCTACGACGAGCACGACCGTCCCGTCGCGACCGGCGGCTGGCGCAGCCAGGACCGCAACGACGAGGGCAACGAGGACGGCGACGCCGAGCTGAAGCGCATGTTCGTGATCACTCAGATGCGCGGCCGGGGCCTGGCCCGCCGCATGCTCGCGGCACTGGAGGAGAACGCCCGGATGGCCGGCCGCGTCCGCATGGTCCTGGAGACGGGCACCAAGCAGCCGGAGGCCATCGCCCTGTACACCTCCAGCGGCTACGAGCCGTGCGCCAAGTTCGGCTACTACCGCCACTACGAGGACAGCCGCTGCTTCGCGAAGCAGCTGTGA
- a CDS encoding alpha/beta fold hydrolase has protein sequence MSRPAPAASVTSGPYAPPTPSRELTVVSADGARLHVEVHGPEKAPPVVLAHGWTCSTAFWAAQIRELATDHRVIAYDQRGHGRSPASPACTTHALADDLEAVLAQTLAPGEKALIVGHSMGGMTVMAAATRPRFRDHAAAVLLCSTGSSRLVAQARVVPLGAGRVRTWLTGRILGSRAPLGPVTPVAKSILKYATMGAGSAPHMVEACARIVHACPRSVRHAWARALEALDLDHGVRELHAPTAIVHGVSDRLTPPVHARALVAALPHCVGLTELPGIGHMTPIEAPDLVTGRIRELVTTYVTVTGTDPEDAHGSTPEQIKEGA, from the coding sequence ATGAGCCGGCCCGCCCCCGCGGCTTCCGTGACCTCCGGACCGTACGCCCCGCCCACCCCCTCCCGGGAGCTCACCGTCGTTTCCGCCGACGGCGCGCGGCTGCACGTCGAGGTGCACGGTCCCGAGAAGGCGCCCCCCGTCGTCCTCGCCCACGGCTGGACCTGCTCGACCGCGTTCTGGGCGGCGCAGATACGGGAGCTGGCGACCGACCACCGTGTGATCGCGTACGACCAGCGGGGGCATGGGCGCAGCCCCGCGAGCCCCGCGTGCACCACCCACGCGCTGGCGGACGACCTCGAAGCGGTGCTCGCGCAGACGCTCGCACCCGGGGAGAAGGCGCTGATCGTCGGCCACTCCATGGGCGGGATGACCGTCATGGCCGCGGCGACGCGCCCCCGCTTCCGTGATCACGCCGCCGCTGTCCTGCTGTGCAGCACGGGCAGTTCGCGGCTGGTCGCTCAGGCGCGCGTGGTGCCGCTCGGCGCCGGGCGCGTGCGCACCTGGCTCACCGGGCGCATTCTCGGCTCGCGCGCCCCGCTCGGCCCTGTCACGCCGGTCGCGAAGAGCATCCTCAAGTACGCCACCATGGGTGCCGGTTCCGCCCCGCACATGGTGGAGGCGTGCGCGCGGATCGTGCACGCCTGTCCGCGCTCGGTGCGCCATGCCTGGGCGCGGGCGCTCGAGGCACTCGATCTCGACCACGGCGTACGGGAGTTGCATGCGCCCACCGCGATCGTGCACGGCGTGTCCGACCGGCTCACGCCCCCCGTGCACGCCCGTGCGCTGGTCGCCGCGCTGCCGCACTGCGTCGGCCTCACCGAGCTGCCCGGCATCGGCCACATGACCCCGATCGAGGCCCCCGACCTGGTGACCGGCAGGATCCGGGAACTCGTCACCACGTATGTCACCGTCACGGGCACCGATCCCGAGGACGCGCACGGTTCCACCCCGGAGCAGATCAAGGAGGGCGCATGA
- a CDS encoding TetR/AcrR family transcriptional regulator — protein MTEAVTAARRSRITPEREAELYEAVLDLLREVGYDALTMDAVAARTRSSKATLYRQWGGKAELVAKAVRHNKPGGSADDVDTGSLRGDLHALTLRSDDCEMEQNSALMRGLAMAVHGNPDLLRAFKDHLIEPEMAEFRRVLERAIDRGEIRADNPALDYVMHMMIGGFAARSLIDEQPPTQAFLLSYIDAVVLPALGASTS, from the coding sequence ATGACCGAGGCCGTCACGGCGGCACGTCGCAGCCGGATCACACCCGAGCGTGAGGCCGAGCTGTACGAGGCCGTGCTCGACCTGCTCCGGGAGGTCGGCTACGACGCCCTCACCATGGACGCCGTCGCCGCCCGCACCCGGTCCAGCAAGGCCACGCTCTACCGCCAGTGGGGCGGCAAGGCCGAGCTGGTGGCGAAGGCGGTGCGGCACAACAAGCCGGGCGGCTCGGCCGACGACGTCGACACCGGGTCGCTCCGGGGTGATCTGCACGCCCTCACCCTGCGCTCGGACGACTGCGAGATGGAGCAGAACTCCGCGCTGATGCGGGGTCTGGCGATGGCCGTGCACGGCAATCCCGACCTTCTGCGGGCGTTCAAGGACCATCTCATCGAGCCGGAGATGGCGGAGTTCCGCCGCGTGCTGGAGCGGGCGATCGACCGGGGTGAGATCCGTGCGGACAACCCCGCGCTCGACTACGTGATGCACATGATGATCGGCGGGTTCGCCGCCCGCTCGCTCATCGACGAGCAGCCGCCGACCCAGGCCTTCCTGCTGTCCTACATCGACGCCGTGGTCCTCCCCGCCCTCGGCGCCTCCACCAGCTGA
- a CDS encoding exodeoxyribonuclease III, with protein sequence MLTVTSVNVNGLRAAAKKGFVEWLARTDADVVCLQEVRAEPHQLPEEVRQPDGWHVVHAPAAAKGRAGVSLYTRREPDRVRVGFGSAEFDGSGRYVEADLPGVTVASLYLPSGEVGTERQDEKVRFMGEFLAHLKALRERAAADGREVVVCGDWNIAHQQADLKNWRANTKNSGFLPEEREWLGRVFAAEDGGYVDVVRALHPDVEGPYTWWSYRGRAFDNDSGWRIDHHVATPGLAGKAVKGFVERAATHAERWSDHAPVTVVYDL encoded by the coding sequence GTGCTGACTGTGACCTCGGTGAACGTGAACGGGCTGCGAGCCGCCGCCAAGAAGGGCTTCGTGGAGTGGCTCGCGCGGACTGACGCGGACGTCGTCTGCCTGCAGGAGGTGCGCGCCGAGCCGCACCAGCTGCCCGAGGAGGTGCGGCAGCCCGACGGCTGGCACGTCGTGCACGCCCCGGCCGCCGCCAAGGGCCGTGCGGGCGTCTCCCTCTACACGCGGCGCGAGCCCGACCGCGTCCGGGTCGGCTTCGGCTCGGCCGAGTTCGACGGCAGCGGGCGCTATGTCGAGGCGGATCTGCCCGGCGTCACGGTCGCCTCCCTCTATCTGCCCTCCGGTGAGGTCGGCACCGAGCGCCAGGACGAGAAGGTCCGCTTCATGGGCGAGTTCCTCGCCCATCTCAAGGCGCTGCGCGAAAGGGCCGCCGCCGACGGGCGCGAAGTGGTCGTCTGCGGTGACTGGAACATCGCCCACCAGCAGGCCGACCTCAAGAACTGGCGCGCCAACACCAAGAACTCCGGCTTCCTTCCGGAGGAGCGGGAATGGCTCGGGCGGGTGTTCGCCGCCGAGGACGGCGGGTACGTCGACGTCGTACGCGCCCTGCACCCTGACGTCGAGGGGCCGTACACCTGGTGGTCGTACCGGGGCCGGGCCTTCGACAACGACTCCGGATGGCGCATCGACCACCACGTGGCCACGCCCGGTCTCGCCGGCAAGGCGGTGAAGGGCTTCGTCGAGCGCGCGGCCACGCATGCCGAGCGCTGGTCGGACCACGCCCCGGTGACCGTCGTCTACGACCTCTGA
- a CDS encoding SDR family oxidoreductase, translating into MSRVSLEGQVAVVTGAARGVGEQLARKLSARGAKVALVGLEEEALKEVSERLHSDSAYWYADVTDHETMSRVAQEVKARFGKVDIVVANAGVATGGPFMDSDPQAWRRVIEVNLIGSAVTARAFLPVLVESRGYLLQIASLAAITPAPMMTAYCASKSGVEAYAHSLRAEVGYQGVRVGVAYLSWTDTDMVRGADQDDVMRELRQRLVWPSNKTYPLGPTVDRLVAGIERRSAHVYGQWWLRGMQGVRGYLPALIGRVGQREMKRFAPRLQGMRSGLVGAGGAADDAARATHRK; encoded by the coding sequence ATGAGCAGGGTCAGCCTCGAAGGCCAGGTGGCGGTCGTCACCGGAGCGGCGCGCGGCGTCGGTGAGCAGCTGGCGCGCAAGCTCTCCGCGCGCGGCGCGAAGGTGGCGCTGGTCGGTCTGGAGGAGGAGGCGCTCAAGGAGGTCTCCGAGCGGCTGCACAGCGACAGCGCCTACTGGTACGCCGACGTCACCGACCACGAGACGATGAGCCGGGTCGCGCAGGAGGTGAAGGCGCGGTTCGGGAAGGTCGACATCGTGGTCGCCAACGCCGGTGTGGCGACCGGCGGTCCGTTCATGGACTCCGATCCGCAGGCCTGGCGGCGGGTGATCGAGGTGAACCTGATCGGTTCGGCGGTGACCGCGCGGGCCTTCCTGCCGGTCCTGGTGGAGAGCCGGGGCTATCTGCTGCAGATCGCCTCGCTCGCCGCGATCACCCCGGCGCCGATGATGACGGCGTACTGCGCGTCCAAGTCGGGTGTGGAGGCGTACGCGCACAGTCTGCGCGCCGAGGTCGGCTACCAGGGCGTGCGCGTCGGTGTCGCCTACCTGTCCTGGACCGACACCGACATGGTGCGCGGGGCCGACCAGGACGACGTCATGCGGGAGCTCAGGCAGCGACTGGTGTGGCCGTCCAACAAGACGTATCCGCTGGGACCGACGGTGGACCGGCTGGTCGCCGGGATCGAGCGGCGCTCGGCACATGTGTACGGGCAGTGGTGGCTGCGCGGCATGCAGGGCGTGCGCGGCTATCTGCCGGCGCTCATCGGGCGGGTCGGGCAGCGCGAGATGAAACGGTTCGCGCCCCGTCTCCAGGGAATGCGCTCCGGGCTCGTCGGCGCAGGTGGGGCGGCTGATGACGCAGCCCGCGCTACGCACCGTAAGTGA